The Salvelinus sp. IW2-2015 linkage group LG8, ASM291031v2, whole genome shotgun sequence genome window below encodes:
- the LOC111967427 gene encoding four and a half LIM domains protein 1-like isoform X2 — protein sequence MTERFDCYYCRDNLHGKKYIKKDEKHVCTKCFDKLCANTCAECRRPIGADAKELNHKNRHWHEDCFRCAKCYKPLANEPFSARDDGKIMCGKCGSREDGNRCQACYKVVMPGTQNVEYKKKVWHEECFTCFECKQPIRSQSFLNKGDDIYCGPCHDKKFAKKCFHCKQPITSGGISYQDQPWHSECFVCRTCRKNLSGTRFTSHEEHVYCVDCYKTSVAKQCNGCKNPITGFGHGTNVVNYEGHSWHEYCFNCKKCSLSLANKRFVINGENIYCPDCAKKL from the exons ATGACCGAACGCTTCGACTGTTACTACTGCCGTGACAACCTGCATGGGAAGAAGTATATTAAGAAGGATGAGAAGCACGTGTGTACAAAGTGCTTCGACAAGCTCTGCGCCAACACCTGCGCAGAATGCCGTCGCCCCATTGGGGCTGATGCCAAG GAGCTGAACCATAAGAACCGCCACTGGCACGAGGACTGCTTCCGCTGTGCCAAGTGCTACAAGCCCCTGGCCAACGAGCCCTTCAGCGCCAGGGACGACGGCAAGATCATGTGTGGCAAGTGTGGCTCCCGCGAGGATGGAAACCGGTGCCAGGCCTGCTACAAGGTGGTCATGCCAG GAACCCAGAACGTGGAGTATAAGAAGAAGGTGTGGCATGAGGAGTGCTTCACCTGCTTTGAGTGCAAGCAGCCAATCCGCTCACAGAGCTTCCTGAACAAGGGCGATGACATCTACTGCGGCCCGTGCCATGACAAGAAGTTTGCCAAGAAATGCTTCCACTGCAAGCAG CCCATCACTTCAGGTGGTATAAGCTACCAGGATCAGCCATGGCACTCTGAGTGCTTTGTGTGTCGTACCTGCCGTAAGAACCTGTCCGGAACCCGCTTCACCTCCCACGAAGAGCACGTCTACTGTGTAGACTGCTACAAGACCTCCGTTGCCAAGCAGTGCAACGGCTGCAAGAACCCCATCACAG GGTTTGGCCATGGGACCAACGTGGTGAACTACGAGGGTCACTCCTGGCACGAATACTGCTTCAACTGCAAGAAATGCTCCCTCTCCCTGGCCAACAAGCGCTTTGTCATCAACGGAGAGAACATCTACTGCCCTGACTGTGCTAAGAAGCTGTGA
- the LOC111967427 gene encoding four and a half LIM domains protein 1-like isoform X1, whose translation MCGSPCVDATLSSDPCLCLYLSYLDLNMAYRLSGPRSYATSTMTERFDCYYCRDNLHGKKYIKKDEKHVCTKCFDKLCANTCAECRRPIGADAKELNHKNRHWHEDCFRCAKCYKPLANEPFSARDDGKIMCGKCGSREDGNRCQACYKVVMPGTQNVEYKKKVWHEECFTCFECKQPIRSQSFLNKGDDIYCGPCHDKKFAKKCFHCKQPITSGGISYQDQPWHSECFVCRTCRKNLSGTRFTSHEEHVYCVDCYKTSVAKQCNGCKNPITGFGHGTNVVNYEGHSWHEYCFNCKKCSLSLANKRFVINGENIYCPDCAKKL comes from the exons ATGTGTGGATCACCCTGTGTGGATGCTACTCTCTCCTCCGATCCTTGTCTCTGTCTTTACCTCTCTTACCTGGACCTAAACATGGCTTACAGACTTTCAG GGCCCAGGAGCTACGCTACTTCCACCATGACCGAACGCTTCGACTGTTACTACTGCCGTGACAACCTGCATGGGAAGAAGTATATTAAGAAGGATGAGAAGCACGTGTGTACAAAGTGCTTCGACAAGCTCTGCGCCAACACCTGCGCAGAATGCCGTCGCCCCATTGGGGCTGATGCCAAG GAGCTGAACCATAAGAACCGCCACTGGCACGAGGACTGCTTCCGCTGTGCCAAGTGCTACAAGCCCCTGGCCAACGAGCCCTTCAGCGCCAGGGACGACGGCAAGATCATGTGTGGCAAGTGTGGCTCCCGCGAGGATGGAAACCGGTGCCAGGCCTGCTACAAGGTGGTCATGCCAG GAACCCAGAACGTGGAGTATAAGAAGAAGGTGTGGCATGAGGAGTGCTTCACCTGCTTTGAGTGCAAGCAGCCAATCCGCTCACAGAGCTTCCTGAACAAGGGCGATGACATCTACTGCGGCCCGTGCCATGACAAGAAGTTTGCCAAGAAATGCTTCCACTGCAAGCAG CCCATCACTTCAGGTGGTATAAGCTACCAGGATCAGCCATGGCACTCTGAGTGCTTTGTGTGTCGTACCTGCCGTAAGAACCTGTCCGGAACCCGCTTCACCTCCCACGAAGAGCACGTCTACTGTGTAGACTGCTACAAGACCTCCGTTGCCAAGCAGTGCAACGGCTGCAAGAACCCCATCACAG GGTTTGGCCATGGGACCAACGTGGTGAACTACGAGGGTCACTCCTGGCACGAATACTGCTTCAACTGCAAGAAATGCTCCCTCTCCCTGGCCAACAAGCGCTTTGTCATCAACGGAGAGAACATCTACTGCCCTGACTGTGCTAAGAAGCTGTGA